TTGAATTCCACCTTCCCGAGACTCGGCTTCTCCCAAATCACGCCGTCCCGCGAGGTGGCGAAAAGGGGCAGCCACACGTCGCCGTTGGAGTTGCCTACAAAGCTGTAGCTCTCAGGCGACCAGACCTTTTCGCGAACCACGCCGTTCTCGGTCCACTTGTAGTCGGTGATGTCGGCGCCCTTCTTGACTTTGAAGTCGTTGTTGCTCCGGTACCACATCTTGAATACGCCCTCCTCCTCGTCGTAGAAGACGCGGCTGAGGCCGAGGTAGTGTCCCTCCCATGGACGGTCGGTGGCGATGAGGGGATTGTTCGGGTGCTTTTGTGCCGGATTGAGCACCTGCTTGGCATGGGACAGGTGCTGGATCATGTAGTCGTCCACGAAAAGCTGGGTCCGGGAGCCGATTTTGGCGAGACCCCCACCCCCGTCCCCACCGGACGCGGCCGTTCCGGCCAGCAGCATCAGAGCCATTCCGACGATCCATGTTGTTCCTTGATGTCTCATTTCTTTCTCCTTGTCCCGAAAAGGCTCAGACAATGGCGATGGGGCGAAGGGCAAACCCCGCCACGGTGCCCCGGATCTTGTTCACGGTGCAGACGTAGGTGAACTCGTAGACGCCGTCGCGAGAGAGTTCCTCCAGGGCGTGAAACTCCGCGATGTGGACGCCCTGTTCGATCAACAGGTAGTTGTGGACCGGCATGAAGGAGCCGTATTTCTCACGGTAAGCCTTGTTGTCCGCCGCCGTGGGCTTGTATTCCACGCCGCTGGTGTCTCCGCCGACCATGATGGCCCCTTTCTGCTCCACCAGCCAGCGGGCCGAGTCCAGATTGATGCCGGCCGAGTCATGCCGGTCGATGGTCTCATGGTCCGATCCGGAGGTGCCCCAGAACTGGGTGGTCCCGGTCCGGACCAGAACCACGTCACCGAACTGCAGCTTGGTTCCCTGCTTCTTGAGCGCGCCCTGAAGGTCCGCCGGAGTGATCTCGTAGTTGGGGGGCAACGCCTTCATCCCCTTGTACGCGGCCACGTCGATCATGACCCCGCGGGCCACGATAGGGGGAATGGTGGTGGCGTCGCATTTGCGGATGCCCCAGTCGCCCGAGGCGTCCGACTCCTTGAATCCGTTGTACCAGTGGTTGTCCTTCCCCTGAACGGCGTGGCCCAGCCCGTCGATCTGGGTCGCCACGTTGTCGTTGATGAACAGGGCACAACTGTGCCAAGCGGTCAACGAGGGATTGTCCTGGATCACGCCCGGAATGTCCTTCTGGCTTTTCACGCCGCTGGGAGACCGGAACATGATGATCTCGCCCGGACTGTGCCCGGGCCACTTGTAGGAGGTCCGGTCATAACTCAATCCCAGATCGAAGACCCTTCCCTGCCGGACCATCTTCAGGGCCGCGAGGCGGGAGGCGTCGGTCATCTCGTTGAGCGCCCCCACTTCGTCGTCCTTGCCCCAGACCCAACCCCAGCCCTTTCCCGCCTGCCACTTCTTGGCGTGCGACGAGGGCAGCATAACGGCGGCAACCACAACAGCCGCCGCAACAAGCCCGATCAGAATGGTGAGGACGAATGGCTTCTTCTTCATGCTGGATCTCCCTTACCTCGAATCAGCCGATATCGGCGACGCCCAGTCTACTACCAGGAAGGGGGACATTCCTGTCCCCCAGTCTTCCACTTTCCTGCCAA
This genomic interval from Acidobacteriota bacterium contains the following:
- a CDS encoding cyclase family protein — its product is MKKKPFVLTILIGLVAAAVVVAAVMLPSSHAKKWQAGKGWGWVWGKDDEVGALNEMTDASRLAALKMVRQGRVFDLGLSYDRTSYKWPGHSPGEIIMFRSPSGVKSQKDIPGVIQDNPSLTAWHSCALFINDNVATQIDGLGHAVQGKDNHWYNGFKESDASGDWGIRKCDATTIPPIVARGVMIDVAAYKGMKALPPNYEITPADLQGALKKQGTKLQFGDVVLVRTGTTQFWGTSGSDHETIDRHDSAGINLDSARWLVEQKGAIMVGGDTSGVEYKPTAADNKAYREKYGSFMPVHNYLLIEQGVHIAEFHALEELSRDGVYEFTYVCTVNKIRGTVAGFALRPIAIV